One stretch of Bosea vaviloviae DNA includes these proteins:
- the argS gene encoding arginine--tRNA ligase, with the protein MNLFETYSARVNAALARLSERGALSAGLNLGRVVVEPTRDAAHGDLATNAAMVLAKEAGTNPRALAQLICEELASDATIVKTEIAGPGFINLTLQPEIFTAILKSAVEAGLDYGRGAFKPEPKINVEYVSANPTGPMHVGHGRGAVFGDSLANVLAFAGHNVAREYYINDAGAQVDVLARSAFLRYREALGETIGEIPEGLYPGDYLVSVGQTLAKAHGDALLAKPESEWLPLVRAVAIDGMMAMIRDDLAALGVVHDVFFSERSLQKVDGNLDAVAETIADLRARDLIYEGRLPPPKGQKDEDWEDREQTLFRATQFGDDVDRPILKSDGSYTYFANDIAYHRSKFTRGFTEMIDVWGADHGGYVKRMQAAVKAVTGGAGALDVKLCQLVRLLRNGEQVRMSKRSGDFVTLREVIDEVGRDAVRFMMIFRKNDATLDFDLAKVVEQSKDNPVFYVQYAHARCASIFRQAREAFPDLDLSPAKMAQADLAMLTDEAEIGIVKMIAAYPRMIEGAALAHEPHRVAFFVHELASAFHSLWNKGKDSPQLRFVNQTDRKSTEARLAFVHAVRSVLASGLAVAGVAAPEEMR; encoded by the coding sequence ATGAACCTGTTCGAGACCTATTCCGCCCGCGTCAACGCCGCGCTGGCGCGCTTGTCCGAGCGTGGTGCGCTTTCCGCCGGGCTCAATCTCGGCCGGGTCGTGGTCGAGCCGACCAGGGATGCAGCCCATGGCGACCTCGCGACCAATGCCGCGATGGTGCTGGCCAAGGAGGCGGGCACCAATCCGCGCGCGCTGGCACAGCTGATCTGCGAGGAGCTCGCCAGCGATGCGACGATCGTCAAGACCGAGATCGCGGGGCCGGGCTTCATCAATCTGACGCTGCAGCCGGAGATCTTCACCGCGATTCTGAAGAGCGCGGTCGAGGCCGGACTTGACTACGGCCGGGGCGCATTCAAGCCCGAGCCGAAGATCAATGTCGAATATGTCTCGGCCAATCCGACAGGGCCGATGCATGTCGGCCATGGCCGCGGCGCGGTCTTCGGCGATTCGCTCGCCAATGTGCTGGCTTTCGCCGGTCACAACGTGGCGCGGGAATATTACATCAACGATGCCGGCGCGCAGGTCGATGTGCTCGCGCGCTCCGCCTTCCTGCGTTATCGCGAGGCGTTGGGCGAGACGATCGGCGAGATCCCCGAGGGCTTGTATCCCGGCGACTATCTCGTCTCCGTCGGGCAGACGCTGGCCAAGGCGCATGGCGACGCCTTGCTGGCGAAGCCCGAATCCGAGTGGCTGCCGCTCGTCCGTGCGGTCGCGATCGACGGCATGATGGCGATGATCCGCGACGATCTCGCGGCGCTCGGCGTCGTCCACGACGTCTTCTTCTCCGAGCGCTCGCTGCAGAAAGTCGACGGCAATCTCGACGCAGTGGCCGAGACGATCGCGGATCTGCGCGCCCGCGACCTGATCTATGAGGGCCGCCTGCCGCCGCCCAAGGGCCAGAAGGACGAGGATTGGGAGGATCGCGAGCAGACGCTGTTCCGCGCCACCCAGTTCGGCGACGATGTCGACCGGCCGATTTTGAAGTCGGATGGCAGCTACACCTATTTCGCCAACGACATCGCCTATCACCGCTCCAAGTTCACGCGCGGCTTCACCGAGATGATCGACGTCTGGGGCGCCGACCATGGCGGCTACGTCAAGCGCATGCAGGCGGCCGTGAAGGCGGTGACCGGCGGGGCAGGGGCGCTCGACGTCAAGCTCTGCCAGCTCGTCCGGCTGCTGCGCAATGGCGAGCAGGTGCGCATGTCGAAGCGTTCGGGCGATTTCGTCACGCTGCGTGAGGTGATCGACGAGGTCGGCCGCGACGCGGTGCGCTTCATGATGATCTTCCGCAAGAACGACGCGACGCTCGACTTCGATCTCGCCAAGGTCGTCGAGCAGTCGAAGGACAACCCCGTCTTCTATGTCCAGTACGCGCATGCGCGCTGTGCTTCGATCTTCCGGCAGGCGCGCGAGGCCTTTCCCGATCTCGATCTGTCGCCTGCCAAGATGGCTCAAGCGGATCTCGCTATGCTCACCGACGAGGCCGAGATCGGCATCGTCAAGATGATCGCGGCCTATCCCAGGATGATCGAGGGTGCAGCCCTGGCGCATGAGCCGCATCGGGTGGCCTTTTTCGTGCATGAGCTGGCGAGCGCATTCCACTCGCTTTGGAACAAGGGCAAAGACTCGCCGCAATTACGGTTCGTTAATCAAACTGATCGAAAGTCGACGGAAGCGAGATTGGCGTTCGTGCATGCGGTGCGCAGCGTTCTTGCTTCCGGTCTGGCAGTCGCAGGTGTAGCGGCGCCGGAAGAGATGCGCTGA
- a CDS encoding deoxyguanosinetriphosphate triphosphohydrolase, whose protein sequence is MPHQQSFEPEPGDRWRAIYACRSSLSRGRLVDEPSSPTRSQFQRDRDRIIHSTAFRRLKHKTQVFVSHEGDHYRTRLTHTIEVAQIARALARALGLDEDLAEALALAHDLGHTPFGHTGEDALDACMKDFGGFDHNAQTLRIVTRLEHRYAGFDGLNLSWETLEGLVKHNGPLLGGDGKPTARYADTGIPAAILEYQAQQDLWLDSYASAEAQAAALADDIAYNAHDLDDGLRAGLFELTDLRKLPFLAELLDEIDRLHPGLAKPRATNELVRRVITHFVEDVIGESQARIAALQPRDADAVRRTGAPVIAFSGAITAADSEIKAFLYPNMYRHPRIAEIRRRAADVVRDLFSRFLAEPSAMPAEWGEGCEALDPQRQARRISDYIAGMTDWYALDEHRRLFDATPSLR, encoded by the coding sequence ATGCCGCATCAACAGAGCTTTGAACCGGAACCCGGCGACCGCTGGCGGGCGATTTATGCCTGCCGATCGAGCCTGAGTCGCGGTCGTCTGGTCGATGAGCCGAGCTCGCCGACGCGCAGCCAGTTCCAGCGCGACCGCGACCGCATCATCCATTCCACGGCCTTCCGGCGCTTGAAGCACAAGACGCAAGTCTTTGTTTCGCATGAGGGAGACCATTACCGCACGCGACTGACGCATACGATCGAGGTGGCGCAGATCGCGCGTGCGCTTGCCCGGGCGCTGGGGCTCGATGAGGATCTCGCCGAGGCGCTCGCGCTGGCGCATGACCTCGGCCACACGCCCTTCGGCCATACCGGCGAGGATGCGCTCGACGCGTGCATGAAAGACTTCGGCGGCTTCGACCACAATGCCCAGACGCTGCGAATCGTGACGCGATTGGAGCATCGCTATGCCGGCTTCGACGGGCTGAACCTGAGCTGGGAGACGCTGGAGGGGCTGGTCAAGCATAACGGCCCATTGCTCGGCGGCGATGGCAAGCCGACCGCGCGCTATGCGGATACCGGCATTCCCGCCGCGATCCTCGAATACCAGGCGCAGCAGGATCTCTGGCTCGACAGCTATGCCTCGGCGGAGGCGCAGGCTGCCGCGCTCGCCGACGATATCGCCTATAACGCGCATGATCTCGATGACGGCCTGCGCGCGGGGCTGTTCGAGCTTACGGACCTGCGCAAGCTGCCGTTCCTGGCGGAATTGCTCGACGAGATCGACCGGCTGCATCCCGGCCTCGCCAAGCCGCGCGCCACCAACGAGCTCGTCCGGCGCGTCATCACCCACTTCGTCGAGGATGTGATCGGGGAGTCGCAGGCCCGGATCGCGGCGCTGCAGCCGCGGGACGCCGATGCGGTTCGCCGGACGGGCGCGCCCGTCATCGCCTTCTCCGGGGCGATCACGGCGGCCGACAGCGAGATCAAGGCCTTCCTCTATCCCAATATGTATCGCCATCCGCGCATCGCCGAGATCCGGCGCAGGGCGGCCGACGTGGTGCGTGACCTGTTTTCGCGCTTCCTGGCCGAGCCCAGCGCCATGCCGGCGGAGTGGGGCGAGGGCTGCGAGGCGCTCGATCCGCAGCGTCAGGCGCGGCGGATTTCAGACTATATCGCCGGCATGACCGACTGGTACGCGCTCGACGAACACCGCCGCCTGTTTGACGCCACCCCCTCGCTGCGATAG
- a CDS encoding HesB/IscA family protein → MSTDIEVNPRGVAVAVTGKAASRILSVMEKEPPGSMLRVSVAGGGCSGFQYIFDVDREKAPGDLVIERDGATVLIDETSLDLLEGCTIDFVDDLVGQSFRITNPNATSSCGCGTSFAV, encoded by the coding sequence ATGTCGACCGATATCGAGGTCAATCCGCGCGGCGTCGCCGTCGCCGTCACCGGCAAGGCCGCGAGCCGCATTCTCTCCGTGATGGAAAAGGAGCCGCCCGGCTCGATGCTGCGCGTCAGCGTCGCCGGCGGTGGCTGTTCCGGCTTCCAGTACATCTTCGACGTCGACCGGGAAAAAGCGCCGGGCGACCTCGTGATCGAGCGCGACGGCGCAACCGTGCTGATCGACGAGACCTCGCTCGATCTGCTCGAAGGCTGCACGATCGATTTCGTCGACGATCTGGTGGGTCAGTCGTTCCGCATCACCAACCCGAACGCGACCAGCTCCTGCGGCTGCGGGACGTCGTTCGCGGTCTGA
- a CDS encoding cold-shock protein, translated as MSDEYGESGRPPVGPIQSLNRVMRLDGPDGLSHEAGVELAGYVKWFDVSKGYGFVVPEDGGADVLVHVTILKRDGFNAIAEGARIVLEAIEKTRGRQAVRVLSIDTSAGRHPAELPMARTNVSVTPTSGLERMVVKWFNRLRGFGFVSAGEGAPDIFVHMETLRRYGLVELIPGQAVLVRYGPGPKGLMAAEIRLEQGGAISSH; from the coding sequence ATGTCCGACGAGTACGGTGAGAGCGGGCGACCACCAGTAGGACCGATCCAGTCGCTCAATCGCGTGATGCGGCTCGACGGGCCCGATGGGCTGTCTCATGAGGCTGGTGTCGAGCTCGCCGGCTATGTCAAATGGTTCGACGTCAGCAAGGGCTATGGCTTCGTCGTCCCGGAGGATGGCGGCGCCGACGTGCTCGTCCACGTCACCATCCTGAAGCGCGACGGCTTCAACGCCATTGCCGAGGGCGCGCGCATCGTGCTCGAGGCGATCGAGAAGACACGCGGCCGGCAGGCGGTGCGGGTTCTGTCGATCGACACCAGCGCCGGGCGTCATCCCGCCGAATTGCCGATGGCGCGCACCAATGTCTCGGTCACGCCGACCAGCGGCCTCGAGCGCATGGTGGTGAAGTGGTTCAACCGCCTGCGCGGCTTCGGCTTCGTCTCGGCGGGCGAGGGCGCGCCGGATATCTTCGTCCATATGGAAACATTGCGGCGCTATGGCTTGGTGGAGCTGATCCCGGGTCAGGCCGTGCTGGTGCGCTATGGCCCCGGGCCGAAGGGCCTGATGGCCGCCGAGATCCGGCTGGAGCAGGGCGGCGCGATCAGTTCGCATTGA
- a CDS encoding LysE family translocator, which produces MQDLQTLVLFTAACAVLTATPGPDMLLIASRSLSQGRVAGFLTYTGIAAGSYLQAFAAAFGLSQLFILVPTAYDILRWIGAAYLAWLAWTTLRSKTPLFAPDATASPVSMRRIFMQGLLTNLLNPKMALFMLALLPQFLKPEAGSVALQVMVLATILNLMGLITNGIVILTASRLGHAIASRPHLARLPQKLMGAVFGALAIRLAVSARE; this is translated from the coding sequence ATGCAAGACCTGCAGACCCTGGTTCTCTTTACGGCAGCTTGCGCGGTGCTGACCGCGACGCCGGGTCCCGACATGCTGCTGATCGCTTCGCGCAGCCTGAGCCAGGGCCGCGTCGCCGGTTTCCTGACTTATACCGGCATCGCGGCGGGCAGCTATCTGCAGGCCTTCGCCGCCGCATTCGGGCTGTCGCAGCTCTTCATCCTGGTTCCTACCGCCTACGACATCCTGCGCTGGATCGGCGCGGCCTATCTCGCCTGGCTCGCCTGGACGACGCTGCGTTCGAAAACCCCGCTCTTCGCGCCAGACGCCACGGCAAGCCCCGTCTCGATGCGTCGCATCTTCATGCAGGGCCTGCTGACCAACCTGCTCAATCCCAAAATGGCGCTGTTCATGCTCGCCCTGCTGCCGCAGTTCCTAAAGCCGGAAGCCGGCTCGGTCGCGCTTCAGGTCATGGTGCTGGCGACGATCCTCAACCTGATGGGGCTGATCACGAATGGCATCGTGATTTTGACCGCAAGCCGGCTCGGCCACGCCATCGCCAGCCGCCCGCATCTCGCGCGCCTGCCGCAGAAGCTGATGGGCGCGGTCTTCGGCGCGCTGGCGATCAGGCTGGCGGTCTCGGCCCGCGAGTGA